Part of the Aquabacterium sp. NJ1 genome, CATTGGCACTGTGAGTACCCCCGCCAAGGCCGAGGTGGCCAGGTCTCATGGGCTGGACCACGCCATCCTCTACCGTGATGAAGATGTGGTTGCCGCCGTGATGCGCCTCACCGATGGCGGCGGGGCGGACTACGCGATTGATGGCATTGGTGGCCAGACCTTGCTGGACACGCTGGGCTGTGTTCGCCCCTACGGGATGGTCGCCAGCGTGGGGCAGGTGGCGGGTGACTCAGGTCCGCTGGACCTGTCGCTGCTGGGGCCGGCGCGCTCGGTGGCGCTGTCTCGCCCGGGTGTCTTCCGCTTCATGACCGACTTGGCGCGGTACCGGGAAGGGGCTGCCGCCACGCTGCGGCACCTTCAAGCGGGGCTGCGGCCAACCATTGGTGCCGTTTTGCCCTTGGCGCAGGCCGCCGAAGCGCACCGCCTGCTGGAAGCCGGCGCCACGGTGGGTTCAGTTCTCTTGCGCCCTTGATGGGCACGTTGCGAGGTATCTCATGCTATTTCTCATCTTGCTCGACTATCAGCGCCCGCTGTCGGAAGTGGATGCCCACATCGAAGCACACCGCGCTTTTTTGACCCGCCACTACGAGGCCGGGCATTTCGTGATGTCGGGGCGCAAGTCGCCGCGCACCGGCGGTGTGATCCTGGCCAAGGCGAGTGCGCTCCACGAGGTAGCGCGCTGGATTGCGGACGATCCGTTTTGTCAGGCACGGGTGGCGAGCTATCAGGTTGTGGCCTGGGAGCCGACGATGGTGGCCGCAGACCTGTCGCCTGAGGCCATTGCGGCCGATGCGCTGCGTATGGTTGCGAGCCCTGCGTGAAGAACTCTTCAGGAGAGGTCACATGGCTTCTATTCGAGCAATGGCGTTGGCTGCGGGCGTGCTGGCCCAAATGAGTGTGGGCGTGTCGGTCGCTGCAACGCAGTTTCTTACGCGTGAGGGCGGGTACCTGGCCTATGAGGTGAGCGGCGACCTCGGCCCGTGGGTCATTGCCTTGCCTGGCATGGGCGACCTGCGCACGCAGTATCGATTCCTCGCACCACGGCTGGTGCAAGCGGGCTACCGCGTGGTCACCATGGATGTGCGCGGCCAGGGTGAATCGTCTGCCCATTGGCACGACTATTCGGCGCGGGCCGCCGGCGCTGATGTGCTGGCGCTGATGCAGCACCTGGGGGCCGACAAGGCCGTGGTGTTGGGCAACTCCTTTGCGGCTGGCGCCGGTTTGTGGGCTGCCCGTGAGCGGCCTGATCAGGTGCTGGCCGTTGGCATGCTGGGCCCCATCGTGCGTGACTTGCCCGCCAGTTGGTTGACCCGCTCGGTGGTGCAACTGGGCTTTGCCGGCCCGTGGCGACGCTGGTTCTGGATGACCTACTGGGACAGCCTGTTTCCTCTGCGCAAGCCAGATGATCAAGCTGCTTACCGGGTGCAACTCGAAGCCAACCTGGGTGAGGAGGGGCGCATGCCCGCCCTTCACACCATGGTGGCCTTGTCCAAAGCAGACACGGCGGGCTTGCTCGGCAGCGAGACGGTGCCGGTGCTGATCGTCATGGGGACCCGTGACCCGGATTTCAGCGACCCCACCACCGAGGCACGCTGGCTGGCTGGCCAGATGAAGGCCCGGTTGAGCTTGGTGGAAGGGGCTGGCCACTACCCGCACGTTGAGACCCCGGAGCGGGTTGCACATGACATCTTGCAGTTTCTCGATGGGCTGGAGCGCAGATAGTGTCAGGACGTCCGACCTCTCATCGCTTGACGCCGGCTGAGCTATTCAGACTGAAACGTGCCCAGGGAACGATCGTCCGGGTGCAGTGCGGCACCGTGTGGCTCACAGAGCATGGCGATTGGCGCGACCACTTTCTCTCGCGGACACAGAGCTATCGCATTCGCGGTCATGGCTTGGTGCTGATTGGTGCAGCCAACCCGCAGGTCATTGAGTTTGATCTGGTCCCACCCCCATGACCATTCACATGAAGGAATCAACATGAACCGTACACGACAGCCTGTTGCAGTGGTTACAGGTGGTGCCACCGGCATTGGCCGGGCCACGAGCGAGCAACTGGCGGCCATGGGGTGCATCGTGGTCGTTGTCTATTCGCGCAGTGAAGCCGAGGCGGTTGAGACGGTGGCCACCATTCGCGCCAAAGGCCAGGAGGCCACGGCCATGCGTGCCGATGTTGTCCACGATGACCAGGTCAAACTCATGGTGGCGAACGTGGTCGAGCGCCATGGTGGCATCGACTACCTGGTCAACAATGCGGGAGCCACGCGTCAACTGCCATTTGCAGATCTCGACCTGGTCACCGATGCCATTTGGGATGAGCTGTTTGCGGTGAACGTCAAAGCGGCTTTCAACTGCAGCAGGGCGGCGGCGCCCTACCTTCGGCAGCGCCCTGGCAGTGCCATTGTCAATGTGGGCAGCATTGCGGGTGAAACCGGCTATGGCTCGTCGCTGCCCTATGCGGTCTCAAAGGCGGCGCTGCATGGCATGACCCGATCGCTGGCCCGTGCGCTGGCACCGGACATCCGGGTCAACTGCATTGCGCCTGGCGCGGTGGACACACGGTGGTGGGCTGGCCTGGAGGCGAAGATGTGGGAACTGGCCGGTCACCTGCCGCTGCAGAGAATCTCAACGCCACAGGACATTGCTGAAACCATCTGGGGCTTGCTGACGGCACGGTCCATCACGGGGCAGATCGTCAAGGCGGAGAATGGGCAGACGCTTTGAGCGCTGTGGACCCGGTCGAAGGAACCCCAATGGACCTTATCGAAACACTTGGAATGGCGTTGCCCATCATCCAGGCACCCATGGCGGGTGCTCAGGGCCGTGCCCTTGCCATTGCCGTATCCGAGGCAGGTGGACTGGGTTCCTTACCTTGTGCCATGTTGTCGCCCGACATGCTCGAACGAGAGCTGGCCGCGATTCGTCACGCCACCAACAAGCCGTTCAATGTGAACTTTTTCTGTCATGAGCCGCCGCAGGCTGAGGACAGCGTTGAGGCCCGTTGGCGAGAGCTGCTGGCCCCCTATTACCGGGAATTCGGGCTACCCGTGGAGACACCGGGCAGCGGTGCCAGTCGTGCTCCCTTTAGCCATGACATCGCCGATGTGGTCGAGCCGTTCCGGCCGGCCGTGGTGAGTTTTCATTTTGGGTTGCCAAGTCAGGACTTGCTGGCGCGTGTCAAATCCTGGGGGGCGATGGTGTTGTCATCTGCGACCACGGTGGAAGAGGCCCTGTGGCTCGAACACCATGGTGCAGACGCGATCATTGCGCAGGGCCTTGAAGCAGGCGGCCACCGAGGCATGT contains:
- a CDS encoding YciI family protein; the protein is MLFLILLDYQRPLSEVDAHIEAHRAFLTRHYEAGHFVMSGRKSPRTGGVILAKASALHEVARWIADDPFCQARVASYQVVAWEPTMVAADLSPEAIAADALRMVASPA
- a CDS encoding alpha/beta fold hydrolase, whose protein sequence is MASIRAMALAAGVLAQMSVGVSVAATQFLTREGGYLAYEVSGDLGPWVIALPGMGDLRTQYRFLAPRLVQAGYRVVTMDVRGQGESSAHWHDYSARAAGADVLALMQHLGADKAVVLGNSFAAGAGLWAARERPDQVLAVGMLGPIVRDLPASWLTRSVVQLGFAGPWRRWFWMTYWDSLFPLRKPDDQAAYRVQLEANLGEEGRMPALHTMVALSKADTAGLLGSETVPVLIVMGTRDPDFSDPTTEARWLAGQMKARLSLVEGAGHYPHVETPERVAHDILQFLDGLERR
- a CDS encoding DUF2917 domain-containing protein, translating into MSGRPTSHRLTPAELFRLKRAQGTIVRVQCGTVWLTEHGDWRDHFLSRTQSYRIRGHGLVLIGAANPQVIEFDLVPPP
- a CDS encoding SDR family NAD(P)-dependent oxidoreductase, with the protein product MNRTRQPVAVVTGGATGIGRATSEQLAAMGCIVVVVYSRSEAEAVETVATIRAKGQEATAMRADVVHDDQVKLMVANVVERHGGIDYLVNNAGATRQLPFADLDLVTDAIWDELFAVNVKAAFNCSRAAAPYLRQRPGSAIVNVGSIAGETGYGSSLPYAVSKAALHGMTRSLARALAPDIRVNCIAPGAVDTRWWAGLEAKMWELAGHLPLQRISTPQDIAETIWGLLTARSITGQIVKAENGQTL
- a CDS encoding nitronate monooxygenase family protein, whose amino-acid sequence is MDLIETLGMALPIIQAPMAGAQGRALAIAVSEAGGLGSLPCAMLSPDMLERELAAIRHATNKPFNVNFFCHEPPQAEDSVEARWRELLAPYYREFGLPVETPGSGASRAPFSHDIADVVEPFRPAVVSFHFGLPSQDLLARVKSWGAMVLSSATTVEEALWLEHHGADAIIAQGLEAGGHRGMFLDDDLSKQMGTFALLPQVVQAVNVPVIAAGGIATPEGVVAALTLGACAVQVGTAYLLSHEATTSPVHRKAIESSASRHTALTNLFSGRPARGIVNRFMSEQGLLSRYVPPFPLASGALAPLRTAAEVRNDCSFSPLWCGQNAVGCRKSGAAEITHWLAVAANLHTTQAAMNAPTIALS